attgaataaccttgtgagcctttccatgggtatataatgcctttggtaaattgtatcatctgtttttgaacaatgctcttctttcgagcttgtaacatttactccgaagtttgtggtatatgttcctaagatgccttgatgggttgaacctatgcctttcataatatgtgtgaactcgaaagttttcatgagtcatactcttctggtattttgccagataaaatttcaacactacaacttctttgaaaattgagaagtgaatgaaaggttatgcattggagaagtgggagtcgaccttgaactttgtgttcatgcccatggacacttgttcctatgacatgagaagacatcgcgtgaagactatggagcgcgaagacttagttgttttgttgtttccttttcttctttgttgagtcataggaaccaccgtactgttaagtggggtcccagtgaacaaagtcagagtgactgaagtgatgctcaaccaaatcctgtgtcttcgagcgaagacaatgagagcaaatcttatccagagtcggataagtcagcttttcttgtagcccaagtcaagctgccgcgtgtgtttgaaatgtgaccgttggaacacgtgtcagttccttagtgacccagggtcattttggacaaatcaggtcgggttgcctagtggctataaatagcccaccccctacaccataaattggtggctgctcagagtcagtgcacggcttttgtcgtttgagagcaacccacctccgaagcatttgagagagagatccttgcgaggacaaagcccaaacacccagagccaaagagttttaggcatcactgaagtctttctgtccgcgtgatctgaagacttgttacacttgagcactgtgaatcctccagccggttaggcgtcgcgttctgagcatccaagagtcattgtggattgccggtgaacaaagtctgtgaaggtttggaagtctaccttgaagacttaccagagtgattgggcgaggattgggtgtccttagctcaaggggaataaggtgaagacgcggtcttctgagttaaatctcagcctccctaaccagacgtacagttgtcacagcaactggaactggtcgaacaaatcactgtcttctccaagctactggttctatctcttccttctctttacttactgtttgtcttcgtgaagtcattgcctgcttgcattatttgtttgacttcactgtgggactacttgttctgattggcttcatactatcttccatcttgatccatactgcctagctgctattagtcttcgtgctttcacttcagtgaatacttgactatggcttgtctagtgtagtctaccttccgcttcaTATTAATAGGATCggttctatcgtttgtcttcgaaactcccttGTTTTGAAaacattcataaaaatcgcctattcacccccctctagtcgatatacaGCTCTttcagagagaaaatgaaagatgttccctatgcttcagccataggctctatgatGTATGctttgctgtgtaccagacctgatgtgtgccttgctattagtttagcagggaggtaccaaagtaatccaggagtggatcactggacagcggtcaagaacatcctgaaatacatgaaaaggactaaggatatgtttctcgtttatggaggtgacaaagagctcgtcgtaaatggttacgtcgatgcaagctttgacactgatccggacgattctgaatcacaaaccggatacgtgtttatattgaacggtgaagctgtcaattggtgcagttctaaacaaagtgtcgtggcgggatctacgtgtgaagaggagtacattgttgcttcggaagcagcaaatgaaggagtctggatgaaggagttcatatccgatctaggtgtcatacctagtgcatcgggtccaatgaaaatcttttgtgacaatactggtgcaattgccttggcaaaggaatccagatttcacaagagaatcaagaacatcaagagacgcttcaactccatccaggatcaagtgcaggtgggagacatagagatttgcaagatacacacagatctgaatgttgcagacccgttgactaagcctcttccacgagcaaaacatgatcagcaccaaggctccatgggtgttagaatcattactgtgtaattgactctagtgcaagtggaagactgaaggaaatatgccctagaggaaataataaagttattatttatttccttatatgatgataaatgtttattattcatgctagaattgtattaaccggaaacataatacatgtgtgaatacatagacaaacctaatgtcactagtatgcctctacttgactagctcgttaatgaaagatggttgagtttcctagccatagacatgagttgtcattttattaacgggatcacatcattaggagaatgctgtgattgacttgacctattctgttagcttagcacttgatcgtttagtatgttgatattgctttcttcatgacttatacatgttcctatgactatgagattatgcaactcccgtttaccagaggaacactttgtgtgcaaccaaatgtcacaacgtaactggtgattataaaggtgctctacaggtgtctctgaaggtacatgttgggttggcgtatttcgagattaggatttgtcactccgattgttggagaggtgtctctgggcccactcggtaatacacatcactataagccttgcaagcattgtaactaatgagttagttgcgagatgatgtattacggaatgagtgaagagacttgccggtaacgagattgaactaggtattgagataccgacgatcgaatctcgggcaagtaacacacggatgacaaagggaacaacgtatgttgttatgcggtttgaccgataaagatcttcgtagaatatgtaggagccaatatgagcatccaggttccgctattggttattgaccggagacatgtctcggtcatgtctacatagttctcgaaccggtagggtccgcacgcttaaagtttcggtgacgattgtattatttgtttttgtgttttgatgtaccgaaggtagttcggagtcccggatgtgatcacggacatgacgaggagtcttaaaatggtcgagacgtaaagatcgatatattggacgactatgttcggacaccggaatggtttcggggagtttcagacatataccggagtaccggggggttaccggaaccccccgggaagactaatgggcctattgggccctagtggagaagaggaggggtggccaagggcagccgcgcgcccccttcccccctagtccgaattggacaaggaggggggcggcgcccgcctttccttcccccctctctctccttccctctcctctcctactcccacttggaaggggggagtcctactcccggtgggagtaggactcctcatggggcgcgcctaggggggcggccccctccccctcgtccactcctttatatacggggaggggggcaccccttggagacacaacaattgatctcttgatctcttagccgtgtgcggtgcccccctccaccatattccacctcgatcatatcgtagcgatgcttaggcgaagccctgcgtcggtagcaacatcatcatcgtcatcacgccgtcgtgctgacggaactcacccgtgaagttctgctggatcggagttcgcgggacgtcatcgagctgaacgtgtgctgaactcgaaggtgccacgttcggtacttggatcggtcggatcatgaagacatacgactacatcaaccgcgttgtgctaatgcttccgctttcggtctacgggggtacgtggacacactctccccctctcgttgctatgcatcaccatgatcctgtgtgtgcgtaggaatttttttgaaattactacgtccccaacAGTACAAATTTAGAATCACAATTAATTTAAAATAGAGGGAGTGCAATGAGATTGTAATTTACGTACTCCCTTTgtttctaaatataaatctttttatagattccaatatagactacatacagagcaaaatgagtgaatctatactctagaatgcgtctatatacattcgtatgtagtccgtattgaaatatctaaaatgttttatatttaaaaatgaagggagtatgtTGGCATTAGTTACATCCCTTCTTTACCATTGTTCTTTAGTGCTCTTTAATTGACTTCCTCATTTGGATGAAGGGATAAGCCTTAACTTGAAGTACCTCCTTTTATAGTCATATAATCTTAGGCGCACATTTAAAACTCTCTGAACAGTGAAGATGATTACAAGCCTATATAAAGTTGTGTGTCCAATAGTTGATGGCACTCACTTGTGTTGCACCCATCATATCGTCTGATGACGATCATCTCATCATTTGCTGATCTTCTTGCACTCCTCACCATCCTCATATGCCTCCTCCACCTTTGTGGCGCCAACTATGAAGTCGAGTCGGTCGCCGGGTCACGGAATTTGCTGTCGGCCAAGCTGACACTTGTAGGCGGGACGACACAGTTCGGGCCTGATGTCAAGCAGCTCAACCTGACTGCAAGGTAAGTGTGTTTGATCTTCATCCTGATTCCGGAGTTTAATTCATGTTTTTCtctctctactacttaaaaagaatatAGCGTTCCATGTTTCTTTTTTTTCCACCATCCCTTCATCCAATCTTCCTAGTATGAAATCAATCGCTTTCATTTACTTATCCTTATGAATCAATTTCACTTTAATGTACTTACCAAAATTCTCATCAAAATATAAGATAAGTGACATgatttgataaacatttatttgcACAATGGTATTAATATGGGCAAATAAATTAATCACAAGCTTACGTACTAGTGAAATATTAATACCCTGTTGAAACGCTTGTCCTATAGTTTAAAAGAGGTACAATCACTTGTACATCACCTAAGGCTGGttgtagtgggagtatcataagtagtatcatACATGCCAACAAGACTTTTTGAATGATAtgacacacaattaaatgaggaaataGATGATGTACTATCATAtaatgataccgtatcatattaaatgttctactaatatgtgtcatgcatggcaattaataaggcaatcaaaaatactaacttatgatactatgcattgcgAAGGTAGTATcacacactagtatcatatgcatgatactagtatatgatactccccattacaaccagcatAATGCACACAACTCGTATGCTCATTGTTTTAATTTTGATATGACCGGGGGCAGCCTAGAGACGGACAACCAGCTCCACGTGCGCATCACCGACGCCGATCATCAGCGGTGGGAGGTCCCCCAGGACGTCATCCCACGCCCAGAGCCGGCGCTGGAAGATGTCTTGCTACATTCCTCGGGCATGAGCAATGCTTCCTTGCCCGGCAGCAGCACCATGTCCAGCGAGTCTTCAGACCTGACCTTCACCATCCACACCGTCCCGTTCCGCTTCACCGTCTCCCGCCGCTCCACCGGCGACGTCCTCTTCGACACCTCCGCCACACTCGTCTTCAAGAACCGGTATGATACTACACCGTCTTCGACACCTACGACACTCGGCGTAGCTAGTTGATACGTAAGTAGCCAAAGTGGTGATGGGCATGGAACTATAATGCAGGTACTTGGAGGTGACGTCGGCGCTGCCAGCCAGGGGGGCATCTTTGTGCGGGCTGGGGGAGCAGACAAAACGGACATTCCGGCTCCAACAGAACGACACGTTCACGATCTGGAACGAGGACCTGGAGAGGTCGGACCTACTGGACATCAACCTCTACAGCTCGCACCCATTCTACATGGACGTGCGCCCCGGCGGCGCTGCGCACGGCGTGCTCCTCCTCAACACCAACGGGATGGACATAAAGTACGGCGGGTCCTACATCACCTACAAGGTCATTGGCGGCGTGCTCGACTTCTACTTCTTCGCCGGGCCCTCCCCGCTTGCCGTCGTCGACCAGTACACCCAGCTCATCGGCCGCCCTGCCCCCATGCCGTACTGGTCATTCGGGTTCCACCAGTGCAGGTATGGGTACAAGAGTGTGGCTGATCTCGAGGGTGTGGTCGCCGGTTATGCCAAGGCCAAGATCCCACTGGAGTCGATTTGGTCCGACATCGACTACATGGACGGTTACCAGGACTTCACACTAGATCCAGTGAACTACCCGGCGAAACTGCTCCGGCCGTTTGTCGACCGGCTCCACAATAACAGCCAGAAATACGTGGTCATCATAGACCCGGCGATCAAAAAAGAAGCAGCACCTCCGCAAAATGAGTCCGTGGGTCTGTTCCTCCAGCGAAACGGCACCAACTATGTCGGCCGGGTGTGGCCAGGCGAGGTCTACTACCCGGACTTCATGAACCCACGCACTGCTGAGTACTGGGCGCAGAAGATCTCTGAGTTCCGTCGAACCATCCCCGCCGACGGGCTGTGGTGCGACATGAACGAGCCCTCCAACTTCAAGGCCTGGGAGCCGCTCAACGAGTACGACGACTCGCCCTACCGCATCAACAACACCGGCATTCACCGTAACCTTAATAACAAGACCGTGCCTGTCTCCGCGGTGCACTTCAATGGCGTGTTGGAGTATGACGCGCACAACCTCTACGGCCTCCTCGAGTCCCGGGCCACACATGATGCTCTTCTCAAGGACACGGCGCGCCGCCCCTTCGTGCTCAGTCGCGCCACGTTCGTCGGCTCGGGGCGCTACACCGCTCACTGGACCGGCGACAATGCCGCACGGTGGGACGAGCTTGCGCATTCCATCAACACTATCCTTAGCTTTGGACTCTTCGGCATCCCCATGATGGGCGCCGACATCTGTGGCTTCAACGGCAACACGACCCAGGAGCTCTGCAGCCGTTGGATCCAGCTTGGTGCATTCTACCCGTTCGCGAGGGCCCACGCAGAGAAGACAACCGTCCGGCGAGAGCTCTACGTGTGGGAGTCAACGGCACAGTCGGCGAGGAAGGCATTGGGGATGCGGTACCGGATGCTCCCCTACATGTACACGCTCATGTACGAGGCGCACGCAACAGGGTCACCCATAACGCGCCCGCTCTTCTTCTCCTACCCTCAGGACGCCGACACCTACGGCGTGGACAGGCAGTTCCTGCTAGGCCGTGGCGTGCTTGTCTCTCCGGTGTTGGAGCCGGGCGCCACCACTGTGGGCGCCTATTTCCCGGCCGGTCGGTGGTTTAGTCTTCACGACCACTCCCCCGCCATCACCTTGCAGACCGGCAAGCGCGTGACGCTCCCGGCGCCAGCGGACTCGGCAAACGTGCACCTTGCCGGCGGCAACATACTACCGCTGCAGCAGCCAGGCCTTACCACGTCGGCCACACGCCAAAGCGAGTTCCACCTCCTTGTAGCGCTCGCGGAGAATGGCACCGCCAGCGGTGAGCTGTTCTTGGATGATGGCGAGTCGCCGGAGATGGGCGGCATGGGAGGCAATTGGACGCTGGTGAGGTTTGGCTGCAACACGGAGGATAGCAAGGGCATCATCACGACCACGGTGAGTTCCAATGTGGTGCAGAACTCGTACGCACTGAGCCGGACTCTGGTCATCGGCAAGGTGATATTCATGGGGCTCCCGTCGCCACCAAAGGGGTTCACCGTCTATGTGAACGGCGCTGAGCTCAAGGCAGCCGGCACCAAGTCCCGAACGAATGGAGTGTTCAGCGTCAGTGGGCTGTCGTTGGTCATCGGACAGCAGTTCGAGATCAAGGTCGTCATGTCCCATTAACATGAAGACCATCTGTGCATATTTCTTTATATCTGAATAAAAAACTAAATATTGGTAGTATCGTCTCCAGTTCTAACTTCTAACATGCATTGTTCTTAATCGGGCAGCTTCTAATCATTTGAGAGAAGCAAATCATGATTTTTTATCTGAAATCGGTCCTTGAGAATCTTTCTGTTGGAGAGGGAATTGTACGCTCTTTCACTCACTAggacattttaaaaatataagtctttttagagatctcAATGTGAACTTCATACAtaataaaatgagtgaatctacactctaaaccaTGTCTATATACCTCTATATGTAGTCCTTATTGAAATCTtaaaaaaaaacttatatttaggaacggagggagtactctttTCATCCGGGATTACTTGTTGCAGAAATGGATGAAATAaggtgtatctaaaactaaaaaacGCCTACATATATATGTCTATTTGTTCGACAAagattttcggatggagggagtataaaggCATGTACACCATACAATATAGATCGGATTGGCCCCCAGAAGCTTGATCTCCGTTTCACAGTTCACGAAATCAATTTAGCTACATGTCAGTCAGCTGAGTTTATGTCTTTGGGTCAGTTGATTTCTGAACCGTTGATCTTTGCTTTGAGATTTGTATGCTTTCTTTTTTCTGGTGTGTTTATGTCGCTGTTTTGGGCTCCGTTTGGTCAACTGACTCCTTATTACGGTCAGTCGAATCAGGCCCGGCCCGGAtgggggggcaggggggcggccgccccgggcccccgaaattGAGGGCCCCCCCACGTACGTGTGCTCTCTGTATCCAGCCCATGAGAAAAAATGATTCTAGGCTAATTTTGATGCAACAGACTTGTATATGCAGCTTACAGCGAACATTAGCTGTGGGCAAGTAAATCAGCGATTAGCTCAATAGGTGGAATTGATCCTAAAAAAGGCAAGTAAATCAGCGATTAGCTAAATTGGTGGaattgatcctaaaaaaaaatctAAATTGGTGGAACTTCTTTCCCTCGCGAAGGTCCGCGCATGACGACATGACCGATCGACCTAGCGACATACCCCGCAAGCCCGAGGGCGACCCCGCCGCCGACACAGCCTCCTCCTGCGGAGGCCTCCCCCGATGATTTCTCGTCCAATGGCGGATCGAGTAATTTCATCTTCATCGCCGTGGACAGGAGTAACAACACCACCGGCCCTGGCAGGCGGTTTTAAACTACAGAGATCAGGTTAGCATCTTCCTGATGCATCATCCAATGGAGCTAGCTAGATTGATATGTGACTAGTTGGTCGCAGAATTATTAGATCTAGCGAATTAACGGAGAGGAGTAGGACGTAGTTGTCCTTCTAactaatttttttaatgcaatccTTCCGATTAATTAATCTGGTCAGGTTGGAGATCGATGAAAGATGAGGAGAGAGGATGTCTAGAATCCATGGGATAATGATAATAGGCAAGCTGAAATTAATTGGAGGATTCatggtcgattcaatatgattagGTGGCAAAATTAATTTTTAGTTGCCAAAAATATAATTTTTAGTGTTGCAAATTATGAAGCTATTCTACCTGCGTGCCACCAAGAGCAGTTCAAATTACTTTTTGTTTGCCAAACTATGAAATATACAATGCATGAAACTTTCATGTCAAAATCTTAGCAAAAGTGAGAAATAATTATTATAATAATACATAATTAGAACCTGGAACTAGGTCGACCAGCTGGTTTTGCACTCCATGATAAAAAACCAAAACAATTCATGTTTAAAATTTATGTAAACATGCACATAATGATTATAATTTTAAATATATAAAGGGCCCCGTTTGTATTTTCGCCCCGGGCCcctgaaatctcaggaccggccctgagtCGAATCGGTGGTGGGCTTCCTTTCGTCGGATGACTGTTTATTTGGATCAGCCCGTTACCCGTTATCAGCTTTAACCCAGTTACACGACTCAGCCCACCCCCACGCTGTCCTTGGAGAGCGGCCGACGGCTCGAGTTCTTTTCCCAGCTCCTGTCAGCGCTCGTCCATCTCCAGTTCTCCACTCAGTCTCTTCTAGCTTCTTTCCACTTCTCCTCTGTCCGCCCTCATCTGAGGTTAGTCTGTCCAGTTCCTCTTTGTTCTGTAGTTCATGCTGTGGGCACTCAACTAGGGTTAGATATAGCcatctattttgagttttgtttgTTGATTTTGAGATATTTTGTAGGGATTTTGATTTTGAGGTGGTGTGAGTGTTAGGGTTTTATCTGCTTTCTCGCAGGTGCACTCGGTGAGGCTTCAGGTATGTGTTATTAATCACTTCTTctcttttgttttttattttccccCTGTTATTTATAGATCTTGGTTaggtatacactagtagaaaactgggcttttaccccggttggtaaggatcttttgtcccggttttcgaaccgggactaaagggtcgttactaaagccctaaccctttagtcccggttcttacacgaaccgggacagaaggtcctccacgtggccgctgctgccagcccaggcaggggggcctttggtcccggttggtgccatcaaccgggaccaataggcagggccttttgtcccggttggtgtcaccaactgggaccaataggcatccacgcgtcagcatttcaggggctggagtttttatttattttaaagggggttgggggtttttggggggttaatttaggtgtttcatatattgtgttagctagctaattaatagagagaagtgtgctctcttatctccgtgcttggtcgatgctacgtactatatacgtatggagaggactagacacgctagctagtaatcaaatgaaggaaacagaagatcgtgatgaacatatgcatacagagagaactgatatctaccacctctccttctccgagagattggtcgaacaacaagttctcgtatatctatcggacactaccggctacatatatacaataattatctcttacaatacaatctcctaattaaattgtaagaacacaggcactagtaggaaaaggggcttttaccccggttcataagggcctttagtcccggttctggaaccgggactagagggtcgttactaatgcctagccctttagtc
This region of Triticum aestivum cultivar Chinese Spring chromosome 2D, IWGSC CS RefSeq v2.1, whole genome shotgun sequence genomic DNA includes:
- the LOC123050568 gene encoding probable alpha-glucosidase Os06g0675700; its protein translation is MTIISSFADLLALLTILICLLHLCGANYEVESVAGSRNLLSAKLTLVGGTTQFGPDVKQLNLTASLETDNQLHVRITDADHQRWEVPQDVIPRPEPALEDVLLHSSGMSNASLPGSSTMSSESSDLTFTIHTVPFRFTVSRRSTGDVLFDTSATLVFKNRYLEVTSALPARGASLCGLGEQTKRTFRLQQNDTFTIWNEDLERSDLLDINLYSSHPFYMDVRPGGAAHGVLLLNTNGMDIKYGGSYITYKVIGGVLDFYFFAGPSPLAVVDQYTQLIGRPAPMPYWSFGFHQCRYGYKSVADLEGVVAGYAKAKIPLESIWSDIDYMDGYQDFTLDPVNYPAKLLRPFVDRLHNNSQKYVVIIDPAIKKEAAPPQNESVGLFLQRNGTNYVGRVWPGEVYYPDFMNPRTAEYWAQKISEFRRTIPADGLWCDMNEPSNFKAWEPLNEYDDSPYRINNTGIHRNLNNKTVPVSAVHFNGVLEYDAHNLYGLLESRATHDALLKDTARRPFVLSRATFVGSGRYTAHWTGDNAARWDELAHSINTILSFGLFGIPMMGADICGFNGNTTQELCSRWIQLGAFYPFARAHAEKTTVRRELYVWESTAQSARKALGMRYRMLPYMYTLMYEAHATGSPITRPLFFSYPQDADTYGVDRQFLLGRGVLVSPVLEPGATTVGAYFPAGRWFSLHDHSPAITLQTGKRVTLPAPADSANVHLAGGNILPLQQPGLTTSATRQSEFHLLVALAENGTASGELFLDDGESPEMGGMGGNWTLVRFGCNTEDSKGIITTTVSSNVVQNSYALSRTLVIGKVIFMGLPSPPKGFTVYVNGAELKAAGTKSRTNGVFSVSGLSLVIGQQFEIKVVMSH